TCGAGCTATACAATCTTTACATTTTCAATCTAGGTGTGGTTGACAACCGCAGCCGGCGGCGACCTCAACTTTCCCTATTGACTTCGTAAGGAGCTACAATGGTGATATCAGTATATATAGATTGTATTATATCATATTATCTTTTATATAATGGGAAACTCAAAATATGTGTAAAAATTAGGtgataaatttataataaaataattggcATATAAATCAAGTACTATGGAGGCATTTTTATTAAGTATTGAATTACATTTTGTCTCTTCtattaaaaaataagtaaattaatcatTGTATATTAAGTCAAAGAGCAATTTGATCCTTTTGTTAAAAATGTCATCCATAAATATTGTTAAAATTAGTCTCTATATATTAACATAAGGTACATGTGACCTACCATATATAATTGTTTAGTTATTCTGCCAAATACGTCAATTTTTTTACATGTTTATTACAAGGCCATTCTTTTATTTACCTAGCTACAGAATAATAAGTATTTTTTAAAAGTTCAAaatgtttaataaaaattttaacaaaaaaaggtTACATTAACAATTgtacttgaattttaaaatataaaaagtaaaaaattaaattttgaaaataaaaatagaggaattaaatttcaaatttataaaaatagaaacacctttaaaatattatttattactttctaaaataatgaaattttaataatatcACATATAAATTAAGTTAAGCTAATGAGTAATACCAATCTTAAGGGTGATTTAAAGGGAGCAAGTAAGGGCTTTGacctaaaatgaaaataatataatttaattcatttatgaataataaaaattaaattaatatacaataaaattacaatttaactctttcaaaataaaaaaaatattatgtttagtcctttaaaataataaaattatattttaactgcTTAGAAAAAGTACCTATTTTGGAATGTAACCCTTAGAAACACCTGTAATCTGAATTGACTGCTATATATTCTTGATATCTTTTCACTTTTCATTGTCTAATAATATGACCGGAAAAGAAATAATAATTGTTTATTAGATCAATGCTTCTTCTTTTATCAAGAGCCTCTCGCATGACACACAATTTGTCTTTGTTCTTTCGTTAATGTGACACCTTTGCTAGATTAAGAAAGCCAACTAATCAGAGTAGGAGGAACCTTTGAATTTCTCAAAAAAGGCTGTGGAAGATGAGGATTCTTGTCTCTTAACAAAAGGATTTCTTGGTTTAGATTTCCTTCCATTTATTGTATTGTCTAAAACtgatttttcttttccttttttaaagAAAGGCGCCATCCAATATAAGAACTTACACAAATGTTTGCTAACAAGGCTTTGACATTAATATTTTAGGTTGGACTTGTTTAAATTATGCGTGAGTTGTCTTCAATTTTATTATGGTATGATTTGAGTCatactcaattttatttttaattcaaatagATTAAAGCATCCGAGTCTCTATATGGTAGAGACTGAATcaattaatttaatccttatactacTAAATAGAATTATATAAGTTCAAATTGTAATAgaattaatatttattgtataAAAATGTATTGAAAATTGTTCTTTTCAATTACAATTCAGTTCCAAACAAAAGATTCCATTTACAAAACaataaaaacttcaaaaatatTAACTCTATAGATGATATTTTTATGGTAATTATTAACTCCACAAACGGGTTAAGGGTATGACAAGTGTCACATTTATTTATGTGAATACATTTTTTTACTGCACCTTATAATACACTTGTCAAACTCTTAACTCACTTGtggattatataaaataatttttcatttttaaacaataaatgttTAACTTgaccttattttattacttttaataGTATAAGTACTAATGTACtccatttaataataaaataattaatttaattaaaattttataatagaaAGGCTTTTCATATCGTTCATTgatcaatatatattttaaatattaatcctACTTGATTTTGATTCAAATATATATTCCTTCTACTTAAACTTGTAAATCTTAAAAGTTCTTTATTCTTATTTAGTATTTTTTTGGTTAAATAACGAAATTAGATtccataaatttgaaatttaaattaaattgtgaattattttAGGTACTTAAAAGAAAATACACACAAAAGAAAATTCAAGCACGTGAGAGGCTATGGTGGAATGTGTGTTTTAATTATAAAACAGCTGTTCACGAATTTATATCTATCTAATTCTCCTCTCTCTGTATGTAATATAATATTCGATGCTCATCCCTAGACAGAGGGGAAGTACGGTGTTTCCAAGAAAAGCAGCTGTTCATAAAAAACATTAAACATATTTTATCCTATCCGTGTAACTTTATGTCTTTTCCGTTCAATAACACCCAATGAACGTTCGAACCAAATTGGAACGCTACAAAGTGGGGGGACCTTCTTCATCTCTTTTTGTATATATAAAATTCTAATTATTCAACTAACTTTCCGACTGAGAATCAACCGTGCCATATTATCATGTGGATATATTATCATGtgaatataatattattatattaattggtaacatttcaaaatattaaataattaacttttaattatttgtaCGAACGGATaagatttttatattaaaattatattatatttaaataaattaatttttatacattagatcaaaataataaattaatctttttattaaaaattattaatcttTACTATTAAAAAATTAATCTAAGTAAGAGACACATGTATTTTTATCTatagaaatagataaaaaatttaatagaACTAGATAAAAATTTCTGTTATATAATCTAACAAGAAGTAAAAAATCTCAATAATATTTTTAACGATGGATGGCGCATGCGTTTTTCACTGTTGGTGATAATCGGCTCGATGACCGGTGGGTCCGCCATGACATGACATGTGCATTTTTACGACATCAATGGCTACTCGTGTTTATACTATTCCTACACATGTACGTGCGAATCAATGACTAAATAATGTAAGTGTAGAACCATACTGGAAAATGAAAAGCATCATTTTGCACACATTTGTTGTTGCCCATTCTTTTTATAGTCATGTACTTTTTAAATGAATACATGAACTTATTTACGTTAGAAAgttaactatttttattataatagaaaaactattattttataagataaagtaaattatataattttaattaattaataaatggtcaaaaaaataaaatgaaactttTCTTAAACTATTTTAACTAAGTTGGAAttctaaaattattattgttGAAAAAAATTACTTTAGAATTCCAAATATCATTCTTAAATTGTAAAAtggtttaagaaaaaaatttcttaaactttactcataatataccaaatattttctaaagaatattatttaacttataaaatatatataaagcgTGGATGCTAAGATATGCTAATAATAGGATTGAACAATATCCATAAAAGCGATTGAATGGTAATGGGAATACCTAAATCTTAAATCATGATAAAAATTCCATATGCATAGCAATTATGATGgtttccttttatatatatatatggtccaTGGTTTGAAGGAGGCATGCATCAACAGTGAAGGGACTGAAAAATCCTTTAGCTCTGCTCCTATTTATAGGAGGGGAAGGCGGTTGAGTTCAAGTCATGGAATTGAGAACTGAAAACCTCTGAATATATATTTGTGGGAGGAGTATACACGACGTGATATTGGTTCGGCTCATCTTATTGTGATTAAAAATTTCAAGGCGAGCCGAATCAATATCACTCATGTatgcttttttattattattattatcggtttaaaaaaaaaagaattccagaaaatttacTGTATTTGCTGCAAAATCATGGTACGGATTTAACCATCCATTTCTTTGATCTGTTTCTTGAATTTTATCTTCTAGGTGAGAGTCAACTTCTTCATATATCCAGTCCCCATACAATCTTTGGATCTCTTCCACTTCCTCATGcttcaatttatatatatacatatacaaatatataatcaGCCTCGTCCGAAGAGACCAAGTCAGCTATTAGTCAAGGACTAGCTTGCCAGCCTAACTCGCCTAGCATAGCTCTTGCTGCTCAACTCCTGCGCACTCAAACATGTGGAACTCATCTCTCCAGCCTTGCCAAATCAAAAGGTCATGTCCCTCTCCTACATGGTCGATACGTGAAGCCCATCAAGTCTTTTCCACATCATGTCACCAAATCCATCAAGTCCAATTGCTGCCTAGCTAGAAAGGTTATCTCTACTCCCCAGCCACTTACCAGGACAAACCCCCCTCTTGCAGGAAATGGGTACACGCCAAAACTCTACCAAAATTTCTCCGCAACACCATTCAACCTCTCCTCTTACGACTCTCTGCACGACCTCGAATGCCGCCATTCTCACCCTTCAacttttcattatatcaatatatatatatgatctctTAAACATGTTTGTAGCttaaattatatatgtgatggaatagaaattaaattagggtttgatCTTTAACTCAGCGTATAAAAATTAAGATCGATTATATCTCCTTTTACAAATGAAACTTGTCTTTTAAGCACTGTGTTGTGATTAACTTAATGCACATTAGAAGTAGTGGCCAAAATCTGTGCATAATTTTTACTTCACTGAATAACTAAAATCTTATCCATGCATATCAATCCCTTATTAACACATCCAAAAATATCATGATCTAACTTCAAAATCCTTTGCAGTACTTTTAATGTATGTCTCAAGTCTGACTAGATCAATGACATTTTTTCTCCCTATGAAACAACTGTTacaagttaaaagtcaaaacatACCAAGTGTTAAAACATGTCAAAATTAATCAATATGAAACTTTAGCCTGCCATAAACTTTTCTTTTTTGGGCATTTTCGTTAGACTAATTTTTGGAGAAAATACATTATATAATGCAATAAAGGTTAGGCTATCGTTATACCAGTTGACAAAACATGTCACAGATGAAGAACCAACATCTGGTATATATAAATTGTAGCTCTCAGGGATTGACAATTTCGCTAAGAAAGACTTGACATAGCCGAGGATGCAGGGCCAACAAAATCATTACCTTACATACTTGCCTAGCTTGGACAAAAGGCCAACCAATCATTATGCATTTCCATGCAATGGGTAGCCTGTTAAGCGGTCAAAAATCAGGTATAAATACTCACTCCCACACTATAGATTTTTTAGAGTTTTGTTATCATAAGCTATTATTTTCCTCTTCACAAGAACTCACGcttcataaatttagaattttatcTTCATAAATTTAGTTTTAGGAATTTAGTAAATTAGTTGgtgtaatatttttaaaaaatttacttaataacaAATGTAACTAACAAAATGACTATATTAATGGACTccaatttacaaaaataattataataacgTTAATTGTTAGACCtgatttttaaaatatgaaaagtaaatagactaaattactaaaaataaaaataaagaaactaaattttaaatttataaaaatataaagactcaTGACATATTTTAATCACATATTCCAAAGTTTAGCTCACTGTTCGAAAATCCAACCACTAACCTAATTTATGACAAGGAGTACATAAATAGTTATATTGTATACTAAACAATtagtaaaataacaaaatatttatcTTAAACTTTTTTACAGTGATTCTTGGTTGGATCTTTAATAATCTCTATATTTTACCTCTAATATACATTTATTGATCTTACAATTTAAGGTGATCATTGTTTGGGTGTGGATTGTAGGATTTGAGCTTAAAACATCGACAGTTTCTTTCAAGAGGAAAGGCAGAGGCTCAACGCTAAGTTCAGTGGAGTTGCCAAACTTTAaacctttaacatttttatctATTATAGGGATTGAATCAAATTAGTTTTACTATTAAATAGGTTAATGCGTAAAATTTATCACTAtactttattttgattaatatttTCCATTGTACTTTAGGGTTAAAATTGATATACCACTATGTTTTAACTTTATCTTGAATTTTgtagttttaatttttattgatttttgtcgttttaatttttttattgaattttatcactaaaatttaatttttattaaattgtactatttaaatttaatttaaaataaattgaagacaaaatttaataaaataataatttaatttaatacttaaattattaaattaatataatactgaaaattaataaaaaatatttatatataaaacagtaaacttaatatttttaaaatttttattttcaagtatttcttttaataaataaaattctaaataaaatttactatttttaatatttataaaataattaatattaattattaaaataaaattttattgttaaaatttattttaaatcatcAAAATCAATATTAAGTAGTAAAagctaattaaaattaaaattaatgaaaaaattagtaaaattaaaagtttagtgataaaattcaatcacataatcGTTGTGAGGaaaatttaatcatatttataaaatataatgacatgtattaatcaaaataaaatataatgataaattttaatattcaCCAATAGTGTGGTGACAAATTTACATTTGAACTCAAGCTTAATTTTtgtattattaaaagaatcaaataattgaaataaaattaacatttattattaaaaaacttaaaattatttttagttttatagttgaatttcaaacaaaatattttattgtaaaatcataaaaagctttaaaaatataactaattacatcttttaaacaataaatattagATCCCTTGAAATTTAACCCTTTTCTGTTTCTTTTCAATAGTTTAtgggataaattaattaatttaataataaaataattaatttaattcgatcCCTATAATAAAAGACTTATCAAGTACATTTCAGATTAATTTtgaagattaaattaaaatgtttaaaagtattaaataaatttaatataaaaattttaagtttttatataaGAAAAAACATCAAGAAAAATGTCAGGTTGACTTTGTATATTAGACGGTTAACTATTGCAAGCAACATGCAatgtaaaattttcattttatttcggAGATAGGAATAGGGATCAGCGGAATTCTGTTTAAAATAAAAACCAGTAATTTCCAAAAATTTTCGCATCAAATTTTCCGCCAAATAACAAAAATGGCCCCATTTCCACAAATAACAATggcttcctttttttttctttcaaacaaAGCAAAAGCGTATAGCTTCAATGGATAACTCCTCGGGACTCTGTTAAAAGTGTTGTAATCTAAGAGACCAAAGCTTCAAACTTTTAAAGCCCTTTGAAGACAAATACATTTTGCTTTGATTTACCTACCAGCGATGTTGGAACCATCTTCTCAAAAACCCAATTTCTTAATCCCACAGGTGTCGCTAACTCCGGCGGCTCCACCGCCTCCAATGGCACAACCACCTCCACCACCACCGCCACCTTCTCTAGTACGCACCTACTCCAACAAGTTACTGTCTCTTCTATCCGAAAGACCTTCCCTTAGGGCGACTTCGGAGTTCGACAGTGACAGCCGTGTGTTCTTTCACAAGGTGTCGTGTAAGCTGTTCGACAACCTGGCAAGTCTCAAATTGTCGTTCATCAACGATAGCAAACGCGAGATCTCGGAACCGCAGTTGATGTTAACGTCAAAGTACTTGTCTATCCATTACGATCCTGATGAACAAAATGCCCTCATTAGGACCTCTTTTGACGTGGGTCCCATGTTGAATTTCAATGTTGCCCATGATCTCAAGGTTTGCCCCTTTTTTTTGgtttaaaaacatatatatatatatatttacttagtGGTGTTGAGTTAGTTGGTTGGCATTGTCAATGAAAATTATATAGCTTTTGTTTACTCTTTTATTGAGATGCATGGGAGGTTTGAGAGATTGTTTTTTTGGTAATATTTAATAAGATGCAGCCCGATTTGTGCATTGGAGGTGCAAGTTTTCATGAAATTGATGAGGGGATTTTACTGAAATTTTCTCTCATATTGATTCTTGAAGAccattttgttcatccttttgcaTTTGGATTTTCATCTTAAAAACCTCCATTTTCTTTTAGATGATGTACTTTTTGGAATCTGAAAATTGTTATTGCTTCTGGAGTCAATGCTATCACTAGGGGTGTTAAAGGTGGCATTGTTGCTCTCAAGCTATTTGAGAGTTATTGACTTAAACTTGAGCtattaatcaaatcaaatttGAGCGGTTCATAAGTCTAatcaaacattttgttttaatatttttttatattataaaattatatttttactcttGTTATATAGAAAGAGCTTAAGTACAAACGAGCTTAATTGAGCTTGAGTTCGATCTTAAGTACGAAAATTTATAAGCAAGCTTAATCCAGTTTGATTAAGTCTTGACCCAAGCTCTAGCttaaaaattaatgtttattCAAGTTCGAGTATTGAGCTTTGAGTTTCAAGTTGAGCTTGAGCTTGTGCTTGTCACTTTTCAGGTTTGGTTCGGCTCAGTTACACCCCTAGCTATCACGGTTgttattttgaatatttacttCAAGCGACATGTGTTGTCCCTTTAATATTTGTATTTTTCTCAGGCACAACAAGGTGAGGTGTCTATGTATGCAAGCCTTCCCAGCCCCGGCTTTGGTGTCCAAGTATCATcttcttttccatattctggTTTGGTGAGTACTATTTTTGTCCTAAGTATCTTCCTGTAATAATCAACCATTTATAGCATTAAGTTCTAGACAATTGGAGACTTAAATACCTTAATGTTCTTATACTGATAGGATGACAGCACTTATTCATATTAGTCCCATCAAATATTTATCTGAACATAGAGTTTGAAAAAGTATCAGGTAATTCCCGTTCAGCCGGTTTTCGTGGTTCTGACTATAGTTTTCAAAGGTGCAACCTGTGCTTAGGCATTAGAATCCTTGTGTTTCTTGAGGCATAAGGCACAAAAGAACACAAAAGAAAAAAGCTAACTTAAGTGAAGTAAGACACAATATGTAATAATGTGTGATTTGTTActtttgtatatgtatatgtgtgtgtgtgttttgccTACGGTCTTACAAAAAAATGCGTCCGAGTCCACCAGACATATGTCCGATCAAATGTATGCTGCTTGAAAGGATAAGATGCTTTTGTTGTTTGACACTTAGATACAGTACATAGGTGCATGCCTTAACATGTGTCTGATTACTGGTATTGCTGTTGTATTTTCGTGCCTATGCATTATCACCCGTCCACCGCGCTTCTTTTCCGctttaatatatttaaacaaGGTTATAGCCTCTCTCTTTTTTGCCCTCTAATTACCTTCTGTTACTTTCCTCTCGCTGCAGCCTAGAGCAACGATTAGATTCCCGATGGGTGAAGTTACATTGGAGGAGAGAGAAGAGGCGGATGTACTGAGAACATTGTCGGTAAAGGGAATTCTTAGAGGTCAAATTTTAAACGGGGTCTGTTCCGCTCATTACGTTGATGAAGAACTGAAATTAAGATACATATATAAGGTGGTTATTCCTCATTGTTATAAAAGCTCTGCTTCTGTTCCTGTTTATGTGCAAAATTTTGAGTTTGTGGGTGTTTTCTTTTTACTAGATGGTTTCGATGTTTTTATCGAATTGCAGGATCAAGCAATGTCGTTTATCCCTAGCATTTCGATACCGTCGAATGCTGTCTCATTTGCATTCAAGCGGCGTCTCAGTCCATCTGATAAACTGAGGTTAGAACGCTGccatttcttttattttgctCAGGACATACCGAGCTCTTTCCGCAGTGGTGTCTGTTTTATCGAAGTGTTTTTATGATCGGTTTTCGAACTTATCCGCAGCTACTGGTACAAGCTTTATTCGAACAACTGGAGTGCTGTGTACAAGCACACATACAAGAAAAGCTTCAAGCTCAAAGCTGGATATGATTCAGAAGTCCGTCTCGGTTGGGCTTCTATATGGGTAAGTTCTTTCTATTTGCCGAACTTTGTCATCCTCGAAAGCAAGGCTCTCGTTATTTACTCGAAATAACTCCTAATATCCTCGTTTCAGGTTGGAGACAAAAACGGCAGGGCAAGGACAGCCCCGATGAAGATGAAAGTCCAGTTTATGTTACAGGTACCGCAGGATGACATTAAGTCATCGACGCTAATGTTCCGAGTTAAAAAGAGATGGGATATATTGTAGTGTAGTCCCGTGCCTGCGACATCCTCGTCTCTTTTCTCTCTTTATATTTGCAtagtttcttttttccttttacgACGCTTGGTAATGATGCTAACTGTTATATAATCACGTCATTATATATTTTGATCATATCTACTCTTTTTGAGACAATGCTTAAAAGTATTTATAGCCTTCTCTTCAACTCATAAATAGAAGGACAATCTCGTACATTAACAATAATGCCCATACTAATCAAGACTCAATCGGCAATGAGATATTAGTTAAATATTCATTATATACTTATTACATGAATGGTTTAAATttgatgtattaaataaattcttATAATTAAATTTGTGATTCATTATATACTTGTAAAAGAATAATGCAAGTGCACATGACTTAAATAttcatttagtccctaaatttgtTATTCACCCTCAAGTTAGTACTTATGATTCTAAGTTGGCACTCAGAATTTTTATTTTGTGAAGTCTTTTGGTAATTTATTGCAGTGATGTTAAGTTTGGTACGTGACATTTTTAGACTATAATACATGGTAATGTTGATATTATTATGATgttataattcattttaaaaaaataaagcttattatttaaaaattataaaatttttgaaattataatttttaaaataattagaaaagttagaaaactaaaatatataaaaatatatacgaatttaaaatgttttgttaataacatgaataaaattattaaaatattattaaataaatagaaTGGGATATAGAATATACAGATGCAGTGAGAAAAAAATTCTGTTAACATCAATCTGATTTAAAAAGAGATAAATACATAAATTCCTATCTTTGGCTAAAGTAAAATTCACAAAGAAACATCCTGAAAATTGGGAAGAAAGCTACAATTAGAGGCAATCCACTAAACGATAACAGGCTAAAGTTTGTTTACCACCATAACTGCTGCTATCAAAACTTTGCTGCAAATGCCTTTGCATATCATACGCCCTAGATGAAACCCATCGCAGATAATCGCCGGAAGTAGATGGAATCGTACTGTCCAAATGAAGCGCCCTTTCAACCTCCTCTTTCTCaccatcatcaacatcatcatcattACTGCCACAAccatcttcttcttctcttctctcATCCCCACCGTTGAATTCACATTTACAATCAACAACTCGACTCAATCTCTCTTTAGGCATCACATTGAAGAAAGACGACAAGCGAGAAAGATGCGTATTGGTGGCAATGGAAaacttttatgtatttttatataattaaatttgtatatatttgtataatttttttaaaaaattaaaatatcaaattatgACATCAGAATTACCGTCACTAATTAAAAAAACATGTACTAAAATTAACACCGTTATAAAAAAGTATTAAAAGTCCTGACGGAATGAAAATTCGGTACCAATttgagacaaaaaaaaaattataagtacCAACTTAGAAAAAAGTGACAAATCCAGGGGCTAAATGAGTATTTAAGCCAATGCAAAAAAGTTCCATGCATTTACATTGCCATTGTTTTCATGTGGAGGGTTAGTTTATCCAATGTAGCATAGATTTCCTCTGTTCTCTTATGAGACTTATCGTATGCAAGAAATACGTGAACATCATCCCTGTCTTCTATCCAACTACATCCTGGGATCTTATACATCCCAATGTCTTTAATTTTTTGTCTTGTTCTTGCTAGATCAGACCATTTTCCAGCATAAGCATATAAGTTTGCCAAGAGTACATAGTTCGCGGTATTATTTGTTTCCAACGCTATAAGTCTCTCGGCTGCGACTTCTCCCAACTCGATGTTGTCATGAATAACACAGCCGCTAAGCAAGGTACCCCACATCACTGAATCAACTTCCACCGGAACGCTCTTGATTAGTTCATAAGCTTCATTAAGCTGACCAGCTCGACTAAGCAGATCAATCATGCATGTATAGTGTTTTATAGTGGGTTTGACATCATAGTGCTGCATCAGATTGAATAATTCCCGGCCCATCTCGACTGACCCAACGTGAACACATGAAGAAAGAGCTGAAAGGAAAGTGACATGATCTGGCCTACAGCCATTTGTTATCATTCTTCTAAACAGAGCAATTCCATCCTCCCCGTTTCCATGCATGGCATATGCTGTTAGCATAGCATTGTGGGACACCAAATTTGGGTCTAAGATTCTATTATATGCTAGTAATGCATGATGTATACTCCCACATTTGGCATACATATCCACAAGGGCTGCCCCTATGTAGACGTCAGCATCATAACCGCATCGAACTGAATGTGCATGAACCTGCTTTCCCCGCTCGATGGTGGCTGACCTTGAACAAGCAGGTAAAACTATTCCAATAGTGTAAATGTCAGGCCTTATATTTGAAATCTGCATTTCAGAGAACAATTGCATGGCTTTATCATGGTGGTCATTTTCCACATGACCTGCAATGATACCGTTCCACGTATAAACATTGGGCTCGAAACCATCTTCTTTCATTTTTGTAAGCAGATGCTGAAGGTCTTCGATCTGATTGCAGCGGGAATAGCCAGATATCAGAGCATTCCACGTTGACGTATCACGCTCGCTCACTTCATTGAAAGCAGTTTGTGCAGCCATTATGTCTTGACATTTACAGTACATTTCTACCAAAGCTCCGCCAACAAAGGTATTATATTGCAGGCCTCTAATAATGGCTTGAGAGTGTATCTCTTTCCCGAGTCTCAAAGAATATGTGTCCGTACAAGCAGTTAGAACACTCCCTAGAGTGAAAGAATTGGGTTCAATCCCATCTTCTGTAAGAACATGTTTAAATAAGTTCAAAGCTTCATCAAACAGGGAATTATTTACAT
This window of the Gossypium arboreum isolate Shixiya-1 chromosome 12, ASM2569848v2, whole genome shotgun sequence genome carries:
- the LOC108454911 gene encoding pentatricopeptide repeat-containing protein At2g13600-like, yielding MISQVLESIAIPPPLNQNLPKPHSHMPNTLSLFDKPVSSSNYASILESCNNPRLGKQVHAHTFKTGFSGQEFVDTKLLQMYGRFGCLGDAELLFDKMTLRNLYSWTAMISLYVDNGLFEEAFCLFEKLQFDNVLLDFFVFPVVLKICSGLGNVELGRQLHGILIKYRFVSNIYVGNALIDMYGKCGSLDDAKKVLETMPEKDRVSWNAIVTACAINGKVFEALGFFEAMSLCENSRPNLVSWSAIIGGFSQNGYDEEAIEMLFRMVREGIEPNAQTLASVLPAFARLQKLILGKEFHGYITRHRFMSNPIVVNGLIDVYRKCGDMMSAFQLFSKFSLKNVVSCNTMIVGYCENGNVSKAKELFDQMRTMAIKKHLISWNSMMSGYVNNSLFDEALNLFKHVLTEDGIEPNSFTLGSVLTACTDTYSLRLGKEIHSQAIIRGLQYNTFVGGALVEMYCKCQDIMAAQTAFNEVSERDTSTWNALISGYSRCNQIEDLQHLLTKMKEDGFEPNVYTWNGIIAGHVENDHHDKAMQLFSEMQISNIRPDIYTIGIVLPACSRSATIERGKQVHAHSVRCGYDADVYIGAALVDMYAKCGSIHHALLAYNRILDPNLVSHNAMLTAYAMHGNGEDGIALFRRMITNGCRPDHVTFLSALSSCVHVGSVEMGRELFNLMQHYDVKPTIKHYTCMIDLLSRAGQLNEAYELIKSVPVEVDSVMWGTLLSGCVIHDNIELGEVAAERLIALETNNTANYVLLANLYAYAGKWSDLARTRQKIKDIGMYKIPGCSWIEDRDDVHVFLAYDKSHKRTEEIYATLDKLTLHMKTMAM
- the LOC108454912 gene encoding outer envelope pore protein 37, chloroplastic-like, with product MLEPSSQKPNFLIPQVSLTPAAPPPPMAQPPPPPPPPSLVRTYSNKLLSLLSERPSLRATSEFDSDSRVFFHKVSCKLFDNLASLKLSFINDSKREISEPQLMLTSKYLSIHYDPDEQNALIRTSFDVGPMLNFNVAHDLKAQQGEVSMYASLPSPGFGVQVSSSFPYSGLPRATIRFPMGEVTLEEREEADVLRTLSVKGILRGQILNGVCSAHYVDEELKLRYIYKDQAMSFIPSISIPSNAVSFAFKRRLSPSDKLSYWYKLYSNNWSAVYKHTYKKSFKLKAGYDSEVRLGWASIWVGDKNGRARTAPMKMKVQFMLQVPQDDIKSSTLMFRVKKRWDIL